The proteins below come from a single Alkalinema sp. FACHB-956 genomic window:
- the clpS gene encoding ATP-dependent Clp protease adapter ClpS, whose protein sequence is MAVETIEQRSTSRQLAPKYRVLLYNDPFNTMEYVVQTLMHTVPSLTQPQAVSIMMEAHTNGQALVITCALEPAEFYCEMLKQHGLESTIEPDT, encoded by the coding sequence GTGGCTGTCGAGACTATTGAACAACGTTCAACGTCCCGTCAATTAGCACCCAAGTACCGCGTGCTACTCTACAACGATCCATTCAACACAATGGAGTATGTTGTACAGACTTTGATGCACACCGTTCCGAGTTTGACGCAACCCCAGGCGGTCAGCATCATGATGGAAGCCCATACCAACGGGCAGGCGCTCGTTATTACCTGTGCCTTGGAACCTGCTGAGTTCTACTGCGAAATGCTGAAGCAGCATGGCCTAGAAAGCACGATCGAGCCAGATACTTAA
- the dapB gene encoding 4-hydroxy-tetrahydrodipicolinate reductase: MSQPIPVVVNGATGKMGREIVKAIASAPGLQLFGAIAHNPKWEGQDIGEVVGLDPLEVPITREYEPMMAMLSQEKQLGVVVDVTHPEAVYHNIRTAIAYGVRPVVGTTGLTLDQIQELAEFADKASTGCILAPNFSIGVILMQQAALQASKYFDHVEIIELHHNQKADAPSGTAVQTAQLLAEMGKTYNPAKVTETEKLQGARGALAEENIRIHSVRLPGFIAHQEVIFGAPGQIYTLRHDTTDRACYMPGVLLCVRKVIELKTLVYGMEKIL; encoded by the coding sequence ATGAGCCAGCCGATTCCTGTTGTGGTCAATGGTGCCACTGGCAAAATGGGGCGTGAAATCGTTAAAGCGATCGCCAGCGCTCCTGGTTTACAACTCTTTGGCGCGATCGCCCACAATCCCAAGTGGGAAGGGCAAGACATTGGTGAAGTCGTGGGGCTAGACCCCTTGGAAGTGCCGATTACGCGGGAGTATGAACCGATGATGGCGATGCTCTCCCAGGAAAAGCAACTGGGCGTGGTGGTGGATGTCACCCATCCGGAAGCGGTGTATCACAACATTCGCACGGCGATCGCCTACGGAGTCCGTCCGGTGGTGGGAACGACGGGGTTGACGCTGGATCAAATCCAGGAGCTAGCCGAATTTGCCGACAAAGCCAGTACGGGCTGTATTTTGGCCCCCAACTTTTCGATCGGTGTCATTTTGATGCAACAGGCTGCCCTGCAAGCTTCGAAATATTTCGACCACGTTGAAATTATTGAACTGCACCATAACCAAAAGGCCGACGCCCCCAGTGGCACAGCGGTACAAACGGCGCAACTCCTGGCGGAAATGGGCAAAACCTACAATCCCGCGAAGGTGACTGAAACGGAGAAGCTCCAAGGCGCGCGCGGTGCCCTCGCGGAAGAAAACATTCGCATTCACAGCGTGCGCTTACCGGGTTTCATTGCCCATCAGGAAGTGATTTTTGGGGCACCGGGGCAAATCTACACCCTACGCCACGACACCACCGATCGGGCCTGCTATATGCCGGGAGTCCTGTTGTGTGTCCGTAAGGTGATCGAGTTGAAAACGTTGGTTTACGGAATGGAGAAAATTCTGTAG
- a CDS encoding precorrin-8X methylmutase produces MEWHISDAHSLAIIDREVGTHTFTPAEYELVRRVIYATADFEYKSLIRFSETALQSGAAALAARTTIIVDVPMVQVGISQNIQHTFANPIYCAMETLTRPQKEKTMSAWGIETLARRYPEGIFIVGQSQTALFTLAELIEAEEIRPALVVGTPAGFVDADVAKQRLQDSLIPHIRTEGRKGSAVVAAALMNGLVDIAWQAYGQQEASNGN; encoded by the coding sequence ATGGAGTGGCACATTTCCGATGCCCACAGTTTGGCGATCATCGATCGGGAGGTCGGAACCCATACCTTTACCCCGGCTGAATATGAGCTTGTTCGACGAGTCATTTACGCCACCGCTGATTTTGAGTACAAGTCTCTGATTCGCTTTTCGGAAACTGCCCTCCAGTCAGGTGCCGCAGCCCTCGCTGCAAGAACCACCATTATTGTGGATGTGCCCATGGTGCAGGTCGGCATTTCCCAAAACATCCAACACACCTTTGCCAATCCCATCTACTGCGCCATGGAAACCCTCACCCGTCCCCAGAAGGAAAAAACCATGTCTGCCTGGGGGATTGAAACCTTGGCGCGGCGATACCCCGAGGGCATTTTTATCGTGGGTCAGTCCCAGACTGCCCTGTTTACCCTGGCGGAACTCATTGAAGCCGAGGAAATTCGGCCTGCCCTAGTCGTAGGTACCCCAGCGGGCTTTGTGGATGCAGATGTCGCCAAACAACGCCTGCAAGATTCTCTGATTCCCCATATCCGCACAGAAGGGCGCAAGGGCAGTGCTGTTGTAGCAGCGGCTTTGATGAATGGCCTCGTAGACATCGCTTGGCAAGCTTACGGTCAGCAGGAAGCTAGTAATGGTAACTAA
- a CDS encoding alpha/beta hydrolase → MSYHLLSISDLGVSSAVNFPCYFAVSTAPINVEDAIAISGDNPAQKIREITDYLKQQDANAEILILIHGYNTDRNNVQQWYRDTCEYIAHHYPQHSQGLVVIGYRWSSEQISGDESGKFADKRLFAWEALPKFAKGVYIFSLAGIAIGAVGGLLSFFLAFSSQIPSLFLLGLFSLFLLTALFLLSPLLTLFLLRLSGYFRDVFRADQYGVSDLIELIRNLDDQLVESVDLPERYQREQYWQSKERSKVRLSFVGHSMGGFVVTNTVRILSDVFDRSSIGSLNLVENCKTPPSGVGNVFSLGRLVLVAPDIPAETLITGRANVLRSSLRRFEEAYLFSNEGDMALRLASSTANYFSYPTKTRTGGYRLGNVVVRDLGQMGKNNLEKAGILNLTADGHLIATNEKNPYLDYLYLQRRCSLADRQRSIFQQQFREDAFIQQQHKSIAELFTYFDCTNYQELVIDPKTGQRAIHPKTGQPMTKGIVSRASGKTSLDFLDYVALLVDSARQKVDPHGGYIFSADARFTKRLIYGLACLGWQGFLESLQQEAAFPEVLVQVQQDYPDLKEPQQHWLASLQVLNILCEARGLQVLLSPERYQSDIMGHPRDRYGY, encoded by the coding sequence ATGAGTTATCACTTACTGTCGATTTCCGACTTGGGAGTCAGTTCCGCTGTTAACTTCCCCTGCTATTTTGCAGTGAGTACCGCACCGATCAATGTAGAAGATGCGATCGCGATTTCAGGGGACAATCCTGCACAAAAGATCCGCGAAATTACGGATTACTTAAAACAGCAGGATGCAAACGCAGAAATCTTAATTTTGATTCATGGCTACAATACCGATCGGAATAATGTTCAACAATGGTATCGCGATACCTGCGAATACATTGCCCATCATTATCCTCAACATTCTCAAGGATTGGTCGTCATTGGTTATCGCTGGTCATCGGAGCAAATTTCGGGGGATGAGTCTGGTAAGTTTGCAGATAAACGCTTATTTGCTTGGGAAGCCTTACCCAAATTTGCGAAAGGGGTTTATATCTTTTCCCTGGCTGGGATTGCGATCGGTGCAGTGGGCGGCCTTTTGAGTTTTTTCTTAGCATTTTCTAGTCAAATTCCATCATTATTTCTTTTAGGATTATTTTCACTATTTTTACTGACTGCTTTATTTCTACTTTCGCCACTTCTGACATTATTTCTTCTGCGTTTATCTGGCTATTTTAGAGATGTTTTTAGAGCAGATCAGTATGGGGTTTCAGATTTAATCGAACTGATTCGCAATCTCGATGATCAGTTGGTTGAATCCGTGGATTTGCCGGAGCGCTACCAACGGGAGCAGTACTGGCAATCGAAGGAACGCAGCAAAGTCCGCCTGTCCTTTGTGGGCCACAGTATGGGCGGATTCGTGGTCACCAATACGGTTCGAATTTTATCGGATGTCTTCGATCGTAGTTCGATCGGGAGTCTAAATCTGGTAGAAAACTGTAAGACGCCGCCTTCTGGGGTGGGGAATGTGTTTTCACTAGGGCGATTGGTGTTGGTTGCGCCGGACATTCCTGCGGAAACGTTAATTACTGGACGGGCCAATGTTTTGCGATCGTCGCTCCGTCGCTTTGAAGAAGCTTATTTGTTCTCCAATGAAGGCGATATGGCCTTGCGTCTGGCATCTAGTACGGCCAACTATTTTTCCTATCCCACCAAAACTCGGACAGGCGGATATCGGTTAGGCAATGTGGTTGTTCGGGATCTGGGTCAGATGGGAAAGAACAATCTGGAAAAAGCTGGCATTCTCAATTTGACTGCGGATGGTCACTTAATCGCAACAAATGAGAAAAATCCCTATCTGGATTATCTCTATTTACAACGCCGTTGTTCCCTCGCCGATCGCCAGCGCAGCATCTTCCAGCAACAGTTTCGAGAAGATGCATTCATTCAGCAACAACATAAATCGATCGCGGAGCTCTTTACCTATTTCGACTGCACCAACTATCAGGAGCTGGTGATTGATCCCAAGACTGGACAACGGGCCATCCATCCTAAAACCGGACAACCCATGACCAAAGGGATTGTCAGTCGAGCTTCCGGAAAAACTAGCCTAGACTTTCTGGACTATGTGGCACTGTTAGTGGATTCGGCCCGTCAAAAAGTGGATCCCCACGGAGGTTATATTTTTTCTGCCGATGCTCGGTTTACCAAACGACTGATCTATGGTCTCGCTTGTTTGGGATGGCAAGGATTTTTAGAGAGCTTGCAACAGGAAGCCGCCTTCCCAGAAGTGCTGGTTCAAGTGCAACAGGATTATCCCGATCTGAAGGAACCCCAACAGCACTGGCTGGCGTCTCTGCAAGTGTTAAATATCCTGTGTGAAGCCCGTGGATTACAGGTGTTACTTTCCCCAGAACGCTATCAATCAGACATCATGGGTCATCCGCGCGATCGTTATGGCTATTAA
- a CDS encoding glycosyl hydrolase encodes MMLGLLLVSLATACKVSLLSRSPTGSPGLSHSPKLETVTLTAQSGEQQRFAGFGISQIVSKDYAKLPQGRRKELSQKLWQDLRLNTLRLWFFMDVYAPTPGQRQLQSMFTEPYLQLVRDAQQTGQLQNLLLAPTSVPKYLLEKRDGGMRLRREKLRDWADTIADFIQAVRDRYGITINVTGIQNEPNDDHLNFSKGEIAQAVKQLRRSLNDRQLNSVKIIAPESANADGYAESLIDDLKQDPEAWNAIDGIATHSYNMAATPAIADRVRNTGKTYWQTEAGANGPEESGNAMIATSMAARFLNDVNHWVTHWIWFIGAAQADPNDNATRLMKYEADRPQRTWLTLFKKYDYLQQLSQTFEVGATFRTVESSLEGKMVWTYGKKPRINGAVARNPDGSWAIGVTNFTSKEGRNTQDPHDQTGYPTQAFSVTIRIAELTGSRAMPFQVWRSNAQKGNHKQADVMMRNGTLTVEVQPLELVTLRSQP; translated from the coding sequence ATGATGCTTGGATTACTGCTGGTGAGCCTCGCAACTGCTTGCAAGGTAAGTCTTCTGAGTCGGTCGCCCACGGGTTCTCCCGGTCTGTCCCACTCCCCCAAGCTAGAAACCGTGACATTAACGGCCCAATCCGGTGAACAGCAAAGGTTTGCTGGTTTTGGCATCAGTCAAATCGTGTCCAAGGATTATGCGAAGTTGCCCCAGGGTCGCCGCAAGGAGTTATCGCAAAAACTATGGCAGGACTTGCGGCTCAATACGCTGCGCCTGTGGTTCTTTATGGATGTCTATGCCCCTACACCCGGCCAGCGGCAATTGCAGTCCATGTTCACTGAACCCTACCTCCAACTAGTGCGGGATGCCCAACAGACAGGGCAGTTGCAAAACCTCCTGCTAGCGCCCACTTCAGTGCCGAAATATTTGCTGGAAAAGCGGGATGGCGGGATGCGCCTTCGCAGAGAAAAGTTGAGGGATTGGGCCGATACGATCGCGGATTTTATCCAAGCGGTGCGCGATCGCTATGGCATCACCATTAATGTCACGGGCATTCAGAATGAGCCCAACGACGATCATCTCAATTTTTCTAAGGGCGAAATAGCCCAAGCGGTTAAACAATTGCGTCGATCGTTGAACGATCGCCAACTCAACAGCGTCAAAATCATTGCGCCGGAAAGTGCCAATGCCGATGGATATGCTGAAAGCCTGATTGATGACTTGAAACAGGATCCTGAAGCTTGGAACGCGATCGACGGCATTGCCACCCATTCCTACAATATGGCCGCGACTCCGGCGATCGCCGATCGGGTCAGGAATACGGGGAAAACTTACTGGCAAACGGAAGCGGGAGCCAACGGCCCTGAAGAGTCGGGTAACGCCATGATTGCGACCTCTATGGCCGCGCGATTTCTGAACGATGTGAACCACTGGGTGACCCATTGGATTTGGTTTATTGGGGCAGCCCAGGCCGATCCCAACGACAATGCCACCCGCTTGATGAAGTATGAGGCCGATCGTCCCCAAAGGACTTGGTTAACGCTATTCAAAAAATACGACTACCTCCAGCAACTGAGTCAGACCTTTGAGGTCGGGGCAACCTTTCGTACGGTGGAAAGCTCTCTGGAGGGCAAAATGGTCTGGACCTATGGCAAAAAGCCGCGCATTAATGGGGCGGTAGCTCGCAATCCCGATGGAAGCTGGGCGATCGGCGTTACTAATTTCACGTCTAAAGAAGGGCGCAATACCCAAGATCCCCACGACCAAACGGGCTATCCGACCCAAGCTTTTTCGGTCACGATCCGAATTGCTGAACTGACTGGTAGCCGCGCAATGCCGTTCCAAGTGTGGCGCAGCAATGCCCAGAAGGGGAATCACAAACAGGCCGATGTGATGATGCGCAACGGTACGTTGACGGTAGAAGTTCAGCCCTTGGAATTGGTGACACTGCGATCGCAACCCTAA
- a CDS encoding PspA/IM30 family protein: MGLFDRVSRLVRANLNDAVSKAEDPEKILDQALMDMQEDLVNMKQAVASAIATQKRTEQQVANNQREADTWQQRAQLALQKGDENLAREALMRKKSFVEAATTLNQQLTLQSTQVDTLKRNLIALEGKISEAKTKKDMLKARAAAAKANEQLQSTVNSMSTGSAMAAFERMEDKVLQMEARSQAAAELAGANLEAQFLSLESGDVDLELEAMKAQLLGGTSAQTQQQLPQQATAGAPAPKSTAAPQDKAIDAELEALKTQLDNL; this comes from the coding sequence ATGGGACTGTTCGATCGTGTGAGCCGCCTTGTTCGTGCCAATCTGAATGATGCCGTCAGTAAGGCTGAGGATCCTGAAAAAATCCTAGACCAAGCCCTCATGGACATGCAGGAGGACTTGGTCAACATGAAGCAAGCGGTGGCTTCCGCGATCGCCACCCAAAAGCGCACTGAACAACAGGTCGCCAATAATCAGCGGGAAGCCGATACTTGGCAACAACGGGCTCAACTCGCGCTCCAGAAGGGAGATGAGAACCTGGCACGGGAAGCCCTGATGCGCAAAAAATCCTTCGTGGAAGCAGCGACCACCCTGAATCAGCAACTAACGCTGCAATCCACCCAGGTTGATACTCTCAAGCGGAACTTGATCGCTTTGGAAGGCAAAATTTCCGAAGCGAAAACCAAGAAAGACATGCTCAAGGCGCGGGCTGCTGCTGCCAAGGCTAACGAGCAACTGCAATCCACCGTGAACAGCATGAGTACCGGTTCCGCCATGGCTGCCTTCGAGCGCATGGAAGACAAGGTGCTGCAAATGGAGGCCCGTTCCCAAGCCGCTGCGGAACTAGCGGGAGCAAACTTGGAAGCACAATTTTTGTCCTTAGAATCGGGTGATGTGGATTTGGAACTGGAAGCGATGAAGGCCCAGTTGCTGGGCGGCACTTCTGCCCAAACCCAACAGCAACTGCCCCAACAGGCCACCGCTGGCGCACCGGCACCGAAGTCAACGGCAGCGCCCCAAGACAAAGCGATCGATGCGGAGTTGGAAGCGCTGAAAACCCAATTGGATAACCTTTAG
- a CDS encoding DCC1-like thiol-disulfide oxidoreductase family protein has translation MQYTVIYDGNCNLCSNLVQLLETLDRGQQFQYIPMQAEEALASYGVTAVDCEQGMMLIHPTDPSQRWQGSAAAEEIGRLLPLGAIFVAAYRALPGAKFLGDRAYLQIRDHRYDWFGRRRQTYRSRYPAWESDPACDNGCERYFADSSADSP, from the coding sequence ATGCAGTACACCGTGATCTATGACGGCAACTGCAACCTCTGTTCTAACCTCGTGCAACTGTTGGAGACCCTCGATCGGGGGCAACAGTTTCAATACATCCCCATGCAAGCTGAAGAGGCCCTAGCGAGCTATGGGGTGACAGCAGTGGACTGTGAGCAGGGGATGATGTTGATTCACCCGACGGATCCCAGTCAGCGCTGGCAGGGGAGTGCGGCAGCGGAGGAAATTGGGCGTCTGCTGCCCTTGGGCGCGATCTTTGTGGCGGCTTACCGGGCACTACCGGGGGCGAAGTTTTTGGGCGATCGGGCCTATTTACAGATTCGCGATCACCGCTATGACTGGTTTGGGCGGCGGCGACAGACCTATCGATCGCGCTACCCGGCCTGGGAGAGTGACCCAGCCTGTGATAATGGTTGTGAACGTTATTTTGCTGATTCCTCCGCCGATTCTCCATGA
- a CDS encoding MEKHLA domain-containing protein has product MTVPSTIDPAPWQSPASLRHVQRLLNSFAQQVGRSLLANQGSPDAIAQALFEAPFVVVSHGTEADPIFNYGNQQALNLWEFDWDSFTQLPSRQSAEASEYVDREQLLAEAKLKGYISNYRGIRISRTGRRFWIDNVILWGVVDEQGAPCGQAATFDQWTFIESI; this is encoded by the coding sequence ATGACTGTGCCTTCCACGATTGACCCTGCGCCCTGGCAATCTCCGGCCAGCCTGCGCCATGTTCAGCGGCTCCTAAACAGCTTTGCGCAACAGGTGGGTCGATCGCTCTTAGCCAATCAAGGCAGTCCCGATGCGATCGCCCAAGCGCTCTTTGAAGCCCCTTTTGTTGTGGTCTCCCACGGAACCGAGGCCGATCCGATTTTCAACTATGGCAATCAGCAGGCACTGAATCTGTGGGAATTTGACTGGGACAGCTTTACCCAACTGCCGTCCCGCCAGTCCGCTGAAGCCAGTGAGTACGTCGATCGAGAACAGCTTTTAGCAGAAGCCAAACTAAAAGGCTATATCAGCAACTATCGAGGCATCAGAATTTCCCGCACAGGCCGCCGCTTTTGGATTGACAATGTGATTCTGTGGGGCGTTGTGGATGAGCAGGGAGCACCCTGTGGACAGGCTGCCACCTTTGATCAATGGACCTTTATCGAATCAATCTAG
- a CDS encoding membrane-binding protein: MSENPLQALPKWWGRSFQWAAIAYCISLMIPLQSAQAEAFCDGKYRDGTLNGKHTCNFPSGNRYQGEFREGQRQGQGKFTYADGTRCEGEFRKNFLNGQATCQYPNGNRYEGSFVNNQRQGRGTFIYANGTRCEGQFQNDALNGAGVCIFPSGSRYEGLFDNNQRQGNGAFTYPDGTRCEGFFQTGTIVGIAVCTLPNGDRYEGEMRNNQWNGLGTYTFANGQQVVGRWRSGQFLGEQPSRRFPIDPRLIR; this comes from the coding sequence ATGTCAGAAAATCCGCTGCAAGCCCTACCAAAGTGGTGGGGACGATCGTTCCAATGGGCAGCGATCGCCTATTGTATCAGCCTGATGATCCCCCTACAGTCGGCCCAAGCTGAGGCATTTTGTGATGGTAAGTATCGAGATGGCACCTTAAACGGCAAACATACCTGCAATTTTCCCAGCGGCAACCGCTACCAAGGCGAGTTCCGCGAGGGCCAACGGCAGGGCCAAGGCAAATTTACCTACGCTGATGGCACCCGCTGCGAAGGCGAATTTCGCAAAAACTTTCTGAACGGCCAAGCCACCTGCCAATACCCCAACGGCAATCGCTATGAAGGCTCATTTGTCAACAATCAGCGGCAAGGGCGGGGCACGTTTATCTACGCCAATGGCACCCGCTGCGAAGGACAGTTTCAAAATGATGCGCTGAACGGGGCTGGGGTTTGTATCTTTCCCAGTGGGAGCCGCTATGAGGGGTTATTTGACAATAATCAACGCCAAGGCAATGGAGCCTTTACCTATCCAGATGGCACCCGCTGCGAAGGATTTTTCCAAACGGGCACGATCGTAGGCATCGCTGTCTGTACCTTACCCAATGGCGATCGCTACGAAGGGGAAATGCGCAACAATCAATGGAACGGGCTAGGAACCTATACCTTTGCCAATGGGCAGCAGGTGGTTGGGCGCTGGCGCAGTGGGCAGTTTTTAGGCGAGCAGCCCAGTCGTCGATTTCCGATCGATCCTAGATTGATTCGATAA
- a CDS encoding DUF3370 domain-containing protein, whose amino-acid sequence MIFPLFPLAQALPLPTPVPTSPPLQVPEPPKQQVPPMFVFPPQEDISPQDSLPRQEILQVQEIRALPGQLDEVPVFNSNSPEMVMDEGVLLSTLPPKGKLFPKAHLNYAFNGRFDVFSHHISRASTPSQIRSLFQGILVQNPGPQAVTIEVLQAASYLTRPDALFIDLPDYQEDPIGNVFSGPGSRVMSDILRGRRQGSLPDLMVIPPGGSRMLMNLPIPAGLVTPTSNGRSTMIRLRSSGPVYLASLAMYAPRNLDGTERIPTPEEWQQFALTANLAGPRDLPPTPPTDRRERVIYGRVAGVAQGSQWQAKLTDSPNGDRLTIPRPGAAFSYGISTLPRGTFGTGQVQSAKMLVRYPDTAYLANGNYGIQYSLTLPLHNNTRQAQKVALLFETPIKHDRSKQEALFFNPPEPKIFFRGTVRVQYQNDAGVKQTKFVHLVQRRGQQGEPLVMLKLPAGDRRLVEVDFLYPPDATPPQLLTVRTLKD is encoded by the coding sequence ATGATTTTTCCATTATTTCCCCTCGCCCAAGCCCTCCCCCTTCCGACACCGGTTCCAACCAGCCCGCCTCTTCAGGTGCCAGAACCGCCGAAGCAGCAGGTTCCTCCCATGTTTGTCTTTCCCCCCCAGGAAGACATTTCCCCGCAGGATAGCCTCCCCCGCCAGGAAATTCTCCAGGTTCAAGAAATTCGTGCCTTGCCCGGTCAACTGGATGAGGTCCCCGTTTTCAACAGCAACAGCCCAGAAATGGTCATGGACGAAGGGGTGCTCCTGTCCACCCTGCCCCCCAAGGGCAAGCTGTTCCCCAAGGCTCACCTGAACTATGCCTTCAATGGTCGGTTTGATGTGTTTTCCCATCACATCAGCCGAGCCAGTACCCCGAGTCAGATTCGATCGCTCTTTCAAGGCATTTTGGTGCAAAATCCGGGGCCCCAGGCGGTGACGATCGAAGTTTTGCAAGCGGCGAGCTACCTGACCCGTCCCGATGCTTTATTTATTGATTTGCCAGATTACCAAGAAGATCCGATCGGGAATGTGTTTTCGGGTCCTGGCAGTCGGGTGATGAGTGACATTCTGCGGGGACGTCGCCAAGGCAGTTTGCCCGATCTGATGGTGATTCCGCCGGGGGGAAGCCGCATGTTAATGAATTTGCCGATTCCTGCTGGCTTGGTTACCCCTACCTCTAACGGTCGATCGACGATGATTCGGCTGCGCAGTAGTGGCCCAGTCTATTTGGCCTCCTTGGCAATGTATGCGCCGCGCAATTTGGACGGGACAGAGCGCATTCCCACTCCAGAAGAATGGCAACAGTTTGCCCTAACAGCCAACTTAGCAGGGCCGCGTGACTTGCCCCCGACGCCCCCCACCGATCGCCGGGAACGAGTGATCTACGGGCGGGTGGCTGGGGTTGCCCAGGGATCCCAATGGCAGGCCAAGTTAACGGACTCTCCCAATGGCGATCGCTTGACGATTCCTCGACCAGGGGCAGCGTTTTCCTACGGTATTAGTACCTTGCCGCGCGGGACGTTTGGCACGGGGCAAGTCCAAAGTGCCAAAATGCTGGTGCGCTATCCTGATACGGCCTATCTTGCCAATGGCAACTATGGCATCCAGTACAGTTTGACCCTGCCGTTACACAACAATACGCGCCAAGCTCAGAAAGTGGCTTTGCTCTTTGAAACCCCGATTAAGCACGATCGCAGCAAACAGGAAGCGCTCTTTTTTAATCCGCCGGAACCGAAGATTTTTTTCCGAGGAACGGTGCGAGTGCAATACCAAAATGATGCGGGGGTGAAGCAAACGAAGTTTGTTCATCTGGTGCAACGGCGGGGCCAGCAGGGGGAACCGTTGGTGATGCTGAAGTTGCCCGCAGGCGATCGGCGCTTGGTGGAGGTCGATTTTCTCTACCCCCCCGATGCCACGCCTCCACAGCTTTTGACGGTCAGAACCCTCAAGGATTAG
- a CDS encoding addiction module protein, with protein MNTEFTQVFELTLSEKLLLLEDLWDSIAQTPEQVPVLDWQKEELDKRKATYLLNPNSGSSWEAVKQRIRNGQYGA; from the coding sequence ATGAACACAGAGTTTACTCAAGTTTTTGAGTTAACCCTCTCGGAAAAATTGTTACTGTTGGAAGACTTGTGGGATAGCATTGCCCAAACTCCGGAGCAAGTTCCTGTACTTGACTGGCAGAAAGAAGAACTTGATAAGAGAAAGGCTACCTACTTGTTGAACCCTAACTCCGGTAGTTCATGGGAAGCGGTTAAGCAGCGGATTCGCAACGGACAGTATGGTGCCTAG
- a CDS encoding type II toxin-antitoxin system RelE/ParE family toxin has translation MVPRTLILQPEAEQDVALAFTWYEEQEPGLGEEFLRCVDACVQFIRRNPEMYPIVHESYRRAIVRRFPYVVFYEYSDTIIIIYAVFHCSQNPKKWRGQLP, from the coding sequence ATGGTGCCTAGAACTCTGATCCTTCAGCCAGAAGCAGAACAAGATGTGGCTCTGGCTTTCACTTGGTATGAAGAGCAAGAGCCTGGTTTGGGTGAAGAGTTTCTCCGTTGTGTTGATGCTTGTGTTCAATTCATCCGACGCAACCCGGAGATGTATCCAATAGTCCACGAAAGCTATCGAAGGGCTATCGTTCGGCGCTTTCCCTATGTGGTCTTCTATGAGTATTCAGACACAATCATTATTATTTACGCGGTTTTTCACTGTTCTCAAAACCCGAAGAAATGGCGAGGGCAGTTACCGTAG